The Helicobacter canis genomic sequence TGTCCTACCAGAAGATGCTAAAGGACAGAAGCTTAGAATCCAAACTTCAAAAGTGCTAGAAGAGCAGATGAAAGCCATCGGCGCAAATCCGCAGGTCATAAACTTTGGTGAAGTGTATTCCGCGCTGCAAACAGGCGTAGTCGATGGGACAGAAAACCCACTCTCAAACTTCTACAACTCCAAATTCTACGAAGTGCAAAAGTCTCTCACACTCTCTAGCCACGGCTATTTAGGCTATCTTGTCGTGATGAGCGAAAAGTTTTGGAACGAGCTGCCAAGCGATTTGCAAGATATAGTCAAGCAAGCGATCAAAGAAGCCACAGATTTTGAGCGAGAAGAGAGTGCCAAAGATGAAGCCCAGCTGCTAGCAAACTTGAACAACTATGCCAAGCAAAGTGGCAAGCTTGAAATCTACACGCTTTCTAATGAGCAAAAAGCAAAGTGGGAGAGCGTGATGAAAGCTATTTATCCTAAGCTCTATGACATCGTGGGAGAAGAGCTAATCCAAAAAACCCTAGAGACAAACTAAAGAATCGCGCGTGAAAAGAGTGTTGCGATTTTTAGCTGCGCCTTTTATCTGGGCGCACCTAAACCCTAGCGTGCAAAAATTTTTCAAAGTCCTTGATACAATCATCGCACAAATCAACAAAAACATCGCCGTGCTTGGGCTTGTAGCTGGGGTGGTGATTGTAGCTATCAATGTCTGCTTGCGCTTTGTCTCAAGCTTTTATCCTAGTATCCATTCACTTCCTTGGGGTGAAGAAGTCTCAAGCTACTGCTTTATTTGGAGTGCGCTTTTTGGCTCGGCGTATGGCTTCCGCAAGGGCGTGCATATCTCTGTAATGGTGCTTGTAGAAAAATTCCCGCCACAATGGGCAAAAGCTAGCATAATTTTCTCCCATATTCTTAGTGCGTTGTTTTTGGCGTTTATGGCGTGGGCAGGGATTGTAACTTGTGAGCTTTACTATGA encodes the following:
- a CDS encoding DctP family TRAP transporter solute-binding subunit, with the translated sequence MKLCSGAVVASVLSVGLLGCGDTPKEQEVYTIKFSHVVSSGTPKGKAADLFAKRVEELSNGKIKVEVFPSTQLVDDDKVFQELKRNNVQMAAPSFSKFTPIVKEFNLWDVPFIFRDNEHLHKVMDGEVGDILKEKIAQKGFIALDYWDAGFKHFSSNKKPIVLPEDAKGQKLRIQTSKVLEEQMKAIGANPQVINFGEVYSALQTGVVDGTENPLSNFYNSKFYEVQKSLTLSSHGYLGYLVVMSEKFWNELPSDLQDIVKQAIKEATDFEREESAKDEAQLLANLNNYAKQSGKLEIYTLSNEQKAKWESVMKAIYPKLYDIVGEELIQKTLETN
- a CDS encoding TRAP transporter small permease, coding for MKRVLRFLAAPFIWAHLNPSVQKFFKVLDTIIAQINKNIAVLGLVAGVVIVAINVCLRFVSSFYPSIHSLPWGEEVSSYCFIWSALFGSAYGFRKGVHISVMVLVEKFPPQWAKASIIFSHILSALFLAFMAWAGIVTCELYYDLGRYSEALHEVPLWIFLLCLPLAFIGATYRVCEKIYEVSFTPAELVAKKTQDEIIHDTAIKE